CATTTAGTACGTCTTATTTCGAGAAAAAGACAAATGAAGATACAGACTGGTCGGACGTAGAAGCGTTATATAATGTTTTGCATTCTTCAGAAAGAACAAGTGATGCTGCATCATGGCGAACTTCTCTTGAATCAGTTTTTAATGTGGATGGATTTCTAAAATGGCTGGCGGTAAATATTGCTGTTCAAAACTGGGACACCTATGGCCGGATGACCCACAATTATTACCTGTATAATAATCCGGAAAACAACCTCCTGACCTGGATTCCGTGGGATAATAATGAGGCGCTGCAAACGGGCAAACAAGGAGGCGCGTTATCTGTTTCATGCAGTGAAGTGGGTACTTCATGGCCATTAATTCGTTATATTTTAAATGATAGCCAGTATCTGAGTACTTACAAAACCTATTTGGGGCAGGTAGTTGAGTCTGCCTTTGAGCCATCAAAAATGACAAGCAAATATCAATTTTATCAGGATTTGATTTCTGAATATGTGATTGGTTCCAATGGTGAAAACAGTAAATACACTTTTTTAGAATCTGATGGCGATTTTGGAAGTGCGGTGAATTATCTGATCTCTCATGTTAGCAGCCGCTATAACACAGTAATGAGTTATGTGAAATAGAGCTCGATCCAAATTTTCTAAAGCCCTTCAAATTAGCTGGAGTGAAGGGCTTTTTTTGGTATTCCCATATAAATATTCCCAGAGTTAGAATATGTTGAAAATATTGTATATTTGTAATACATGTTACATCATATATATTATTGATTTCATGTAATCTTTTACCTATTTTTGAAAACAAAAATTACAGGAAATTAAAAGTCAAAACTGGATAAGCAAAATGAAATATTTATTCTCTAAAGCAGCTGTTATTTTAGTTGCGATGGTAATGGCAGCAAATGCGCAAGACACTGATATTCTTATTACTTCTTTTGAGGACTATGTTTTGGGCAATGTTCACAATCAGCAAGACTGGGAAGTAGAAAGTGGAAATGCTATAATTACAGATTCGACAGAGTATATCCAGTCGGGTAGCAAAAGCCTGAATTTTGTAGCACAAAGTCAAACCCTGGTTGTATCTAACACCACTTATGGTGGATCAGAGCCGGGCATAACAGGAGTTGTTTATGTTGACGTTTATGTAAAAATCAATTCTATGGCTGAAAAAGATTTTGCTCTGAGCGGATATGATCTTTTTGGCGGCAGCAGTAAACGAGCATTTGTATTGGAATTTGATACACCTTCAGGAAGTAGCGGAGATTTTCGCATTTATAATGGATCATCAAAGCTAAAAATCGGGACATATAATTTTGGAGAATGGAATAGAATTAGCGCGCGCGTTGATTATGACCATGACGTTTACCAGGTAATTTTTAACGGATCTGAAGCCGTGATGGCCAACTTTCGCGAAAGCTATACGCCTACAGCCAGTGGCACAAGGCAGGCAGGGGTAAAAGAGTATCATGAACTACGAGTTAATTTAGGATATAATGGGGCTTTAGGAAGTGTAAATGCGGCTGTTGATGATATTTATGTCAGCACAAATCCAATAGCGGATGTCAGTTTCCCGGAACCCGATATTACTCACGTGATTGAAGTTGATCAGCCGGATATTGGTAATATTTCGCTTGATCCTGATTTAGAAGAATATGAAGACAGCACGCACGTAACAGCCACTCTAAATATTCCTGAAGGATATACTAATGCCGGTTGGACAGGTGATCTTTCCGGAACAGAATTAATTAAAAATTTCTTTATTAATAACAACATGAATATTGGTGCGTCCGTTGAAGTTGATACGTCCAACCCACCGCCTCTTTATACAGTCACAGTAAATCAGCCTGAATTTGGTGAAATAACCCTCAGCCCTTCTGGTGGTACTTATTATGATTTCACTTCAGTTACAGCATTATTAGATCTACCGATTGGTTATATAAATGAAGGCTGGACAGGAGATTTGTCGGGGGCGGAATTAGAGAAGGAATTTGAAATTCATCAAAATATGGAAATTGGCGCTACTGTGGTTCTAGATACGACACCGCCAGTTGTTTACACCGTTTCCACTGCCTCAGAACTACATAACCTGTGTGAGAGCGATCTTAAACCCGGCGATATTATTGAAGTCGAAAATGGGGCCTATAATACCGGCGGGATAACGATGGAAGCATCAGGGACAAAATCTAAACCAATAATTATCCGTGCGATAAATGTTGGAGAAGCCAAACTAACAGGTTCCAGCTATTTTGTTTTTAGAAAAAATGCCCATATCATTTTAGAGGGATTTCATTTTACTTCAGATCCATACACGGTTATAAAACTAGAAGCTTGCAATAACATTCGTATTACGCGCAATACTTTTCAGCTTACTGAATCCGAAGGCAAAAA
The genomic region above belongs to Calditrichota bacterium and contains:
- a CDS encoding T9SS type A sorting domain-containing protein, yielding MKYLFSKAAVILVAMVMAANAQDTDILITSFEDYVLGNVHNQQDWEVESGNAIITDSTEYIQSGSKSLNFVAQSQTLVVSNTTYGGSEPGITGVVYVDVYVKINSMAEKDFALSGYDLFGGSSKRAFVLEFDTPSGSSGDFRIYNGSSKLKIGTYNFGEWNRISARVDYDHDVYQVIFNGSEAVMANFRESYTPTASGTRQAGVKEYHELRVNLGYNGALGSVNAAVDDIYVSTNPIADVSFPEPDITHVIEVDQPDIGNISLDPDLEEYEDSTHVTATLNIPEGYTNAGWTGDLSGTELIKNFFINNNMNIGASVEVDTSNPPPLYTVTVNQPEFGEITLSPSGGTYYDFTSVTALLDLPIGYINEGWTGDLSGAELEKEFEIHQNMEIGATVVLDTTPPVVYTVSTASELHNLCESDLKPGDIIEVENGAYNTGGITMEASGTKSKPIIIRAINVGEAKLTGSSYFVFRKNAHIILEGFHFTSDPYTVIKLEACNNIRITRNTFQLTESEGKNGKWILIGGYWDDGSLLSHHNRIDHNIFRDKHQLGNFITIDGGDVVSQHDRIDHNYFYNIGPRHDNEMEAIRVGWSALSLTDGFTVIEYNLFEECDGDPEIISIKSCKDTVRYNTIKRSQGTVSLRHGDGSVVHDNFFLGDEKDGTGGVRIYARNHKIYNNYFESLRGHTWDAAITLTNGDTDTGSLSSHWRIDNLIVANNTLVNNYSNIEIGYAKADGSWKKEPRNVKMTDNLVVGDENNLIKIMTEPTNLTWSGNIMFPQGTAELGLDAIESEIKIVDPLLSFSDSLWLISAESPAINASVNNYIDIVDDMQGQQRSGVNDVGADEYSALPITRAPLKPENVGPNAVDIVNNLSYNEKYVQQFSLSQNYPNPFNPNTTISFELPKANFTTLRIYNIAGQQIASLVNGRLPAGLFQVQWNAEEMSSGIYFYTLKSGAVSQTKRMLLLK